The stretch of DNA CATGCACTAAGAAAAAATAAGTTAGTTTCTTTTGCATTACTAATTGTGCTCCAAAAATATGCAACAACAGAACTATTATACACTATAAGTTAAACAACACTGGAGATACAAGAGATACATGTAAACAATGACATAAGGTTATTGAACACCACGATCCTAGAAACTATGTAAAGATTGTGGGGTTACTTTCTGGGTCCAACAAACAGTAAAATGGAGACTTCTGTTCAAATgactattttaatttttctttcattctttaccaTTCTGCTTGGTCTGCATTGAACATTTGTctgctcaataaaaaaaaaaaaaatgtatttgacATATTTTCTTACCACTTCCTGTACTGCAGAGGAAATTCCAGAGCCAGAAGATGTCCAGAAACTGAGGTAAATGTCATTGTGACATTCTGATTCAATAGGACGGACTCAAACTCATATATCTTGTTGTAGACAGAAAAACCTTCACGCTGCAATCATAAACATAGAAAATAATTCTCACAAAACTCTACAACACATGTTGTCTTCAACTTCAAGAGAAAACTGTTTCGTTTAATCAGACTATGACTAGATCAGACTTCATCAGTTCATAAAATTTTATACAAAATACACATGAAGTCATCTTGCTCAGTTATCGTTTTATTTTCTTGCAGTATTACTATCACTGTCTCAGTTATCACACAAGATGaaaatgtaacaaacattgttaaCAGTGGATTATGTCCTTCTCAAGAAAACAGAGTTGTGCCTGATACTGTGATAGTGTTTTACTCTGTGGAGCTTAACATTGTCTATAAATATTATGGCCGAACAGTCCAGTCCTGGAACAACAGTTTCTGTTGCAGACCTTGCACTGAAAATTCAATAGAACTGGGTCAACAGTGACAAAAATACACCTTCCTTCATCATCTTTCtcaagcagcagcagtattattcATTTAGACTCTTCTAATCAGTTGATATCAATTACCATGTCTATTTTGGATCCAAACAGTATCTTATTCTTTGTAGTGAAGGCATGGGCATCTAATACCTTAAGACCCAGTCTCAAGTTACTTAAAATAGCTCTATTCaagagctttttttttatattctgtctCTTCTCCACCCTCAATCACTCAGCGTAATGAACTTTGTTTGCCATGATATATTCTTACTGAGGATGTGCACGAAGTCATGCAGCTGGAAAGAGTTCAGCCATCTTTGTACTTTGGTTTATAACTAATATAAGACATCATCATCAAGTATTAATTTCCAGTTACTGCAAAAATCCATAGATCTGTCACaggaacagttaaaaaaaatggTCCCACTCTGAGTGTTTGAACTGTCTAAAATGTCTGCTCAACAGACATAGCTAGCTGCTTAGCAAATTCACAGTGTCATTGAACAATAATGGATAATCACAATGAACTGAAATTTGAATTTGTAAAATTTTGTAAGTTGTACCaataaaatagattttaaaaacatGATAATTCAATAACTTACAAAGTTAATATGTGATGTTGTaaacacataataataatttACATATAAATACCAATACATTAATTCACTTATACACAATAACACATTGATCAGTTGTGTCCCCAAGGGTGGGTATGTGATGTTGTATGTCAAATTTGGGGGTATCAGGCATGCATGCTTGTGGGACATAACCATCAAGGACATCCATACTAATGTGTAATAGCAAGCTTCAGATTTCATGAATTCTTGTGAATGCACTTCTTATACTATAGTCCTATTCAATAATATCTGCTATTCTGGGAAAAGACAACAACCAATAATGCCCAGATAAGGGTTTGTTATgaggagtggtaggggtgggggagagggtgcatTTAAGTTTAAAaagtgtgcatgtgagtatgtgcatacatgtgtgcaagtGCACTGtattcatttgagagagagagagagagagaggagagagagagagagacattgacagagacagacagacagacgacagacagacatacatacacacagacagagagggagagagggacagagacagaggcagcgagacACAGTGAGAAGTATCAACTGTCAGAGGACGTATTCGTGTGTGCGAGTGCAGTATGGACTGAAGTCTTTCACTTCAAAAATGCAATCGAGATAAGATGTAATGCCCATAATTTGTAAAAGATATTACCTTTCTGTATCGCCCGTTTGACATGACATCTGACAACGATTTTGCAGCATCATTTTTTTCAGCAACATTGAGAACACGGACCATTGTTTTTGATGACAACAAACGGACTGCAATCCAGTGGAGACGGACAAAAGCCAGAGACGCACGGGGATGAAGTGGCATTGAAAAGAAAAGTAACACTGTGATTTGAAAGATCTGAGGCCCGCAGGATCAGTCTCTTCTACCTTGCCCAATAGAGCTTAATCTAAAGCCTGGAGACATAACTTAATCCCACCAATAAAACAATGTAACACATCTGCATCCTCTGCTATTTTACTTTGCCGCCATCTTATTAAGTCAAGGTCACAAAAACACTTCCTGAAGGGAAATCTACCCAAATGAGttttagtttcaatttctcaaggagagcgtcaaacaaacaaacaaaaaacctgtttAACAAACCATTTCATCGAGAAGTCTGAGAATTCGGTTCTTTTTAAGCGGAAGGGGTCGATACGGAATTTAAAACATATTTAAATAGTAATCGTGACGATGCAATTactttacaaaaaaagaagaaacaaaaaagaagaaaagatgccgAGACTGTGGATGTCTGACTTCAGGAAtttatgtatgagtgtgttatTACATGTCTGTGGTTAATGACATGCGATATTTAATGGCTTCTGGTTTGAAATAATTAGTGCGGAGGCTGAATTAGTTTTGTAACTTGACAACACTGACGAAAATGCCATATTTATATCTTCAGTTTAAAACGTTACATCTCACATGCTTCACATCAACCACCACGCCTGCtcgtactgctgttgctgtttctgttactgttgctgttgttactgcacCGCCAATGCAACTTCTGTTGTTAAAATAGGTGCAAACTTGCCAGTGTCTTATCCCTTCCGTGTGTTCATTGAAAAAAAGATCAAAATTTTGATAGACACGTTCAAGATGCACATGATAATTATACATGCCtgtgttgggtgggttatggaaacacggaTGTACTAAGGAGTGCACATCCATCGAGCAGTCCAGGAAATCGCAACCCACgactgcagaaaaaacaacatgtCACTCCATAcctgagacaaaaacaacaaaaactttcaaTTTGTTAGTTTTCAGTAAAAAGTTGTCACTTTGTTTCACAATGGCTGCAAATCGTGGTTTCGAAACCAACTTCACATTCCAAGTGATCAGTTATTCTTGATCAGCGATTTTCTTTATGGCCTGTGTGTGACAACCAACCTTAAGAAGAAAACGGCATATGAACTATATTGTAACTGTGTTTGAAACTGAAAAATGCGTGCTTTATTGTCATTATGCAACGCAGTTTAGTGTGACCTTCGTCTGAGCCCATATCATTCAGTTTCATCACAGTGACgcagagtgagtgactgacttcCAACTTTACGAAGCCGCAGTCCGGAGGAAAATTTCAAAATGTTGCCGACAAGAAGAGCGATTTTGTCAGTTCGCCAAAGACTGCCAATATTAAATCAAAGGTATATTTACtatttgttttacacacacacggaaacacacgcggttgcatcactgtcacacactcacgcgtgcacacaaacacacactcacacacacacacacacacacacgcgcgcgcatgcacgcacacacacacacacacacacacacacacacacatacacacacacacgcgcgcgcgcgcatgcgaacataaaatacacacatatatgtatacatagaatctctccctctctctctcttctctcttctctctctctctctcttctctcttctctctctctcttctcaaataTACACACAGAAGGTCATGGATGCATTGTATGGATTGGATCGTACTTAGTCATGAAGCATACAGTGATACATTGCCCCAAAATATGGAATATGTGGGACTTGAATGCTGGGGCTAAAGAAATGGTTTAATGCACAAAAAATACCTCTatgaaaatatatttttaaaaatgcccccaccaccaccacaccccctttctccttttcacagtgtgtgtgtgtgtgtgtgtgttttgttgttgtttgtttttgttttttgcatcaaCTATGAAGTTAGTTGTCAGTcaacaagaagagagaggcaataactctgtgtatgtatttgtgtgtgtgtatcactgtatgtatgtgtgtttgtattaagTTTTAACTACCAGCTGCATGAATGGTGCCCTGTCTATCTGCGTTGAGCGTGGGAATTGATTTATTTTAACCTCCTAAAAAGTGCCCCATGACATGAAAAATGCATTGCTATTTgtcccattatatatatatatatatatatatatatatatatatatatatatatatatatatataatgtacacgtcatttcaggatttttcacttACATTTTAAAGTGATGtgtccagcaacaacaacaacaaaaaaaagtcagaaagcttgatatgtctGCCTTCATTATCCACAAGGAGCAACAGCCAATCGCACTCTGTATGCTGATTATTGGATATTattaaattttgtcagtgccCATCTCTGAAAATTTCAAGATAGTGGATGATGAAACACAAACTGTGTCTAGTGACTTGAAACAGCAGTGTGTTGCAAACACCCATTGTGATTTTGTCACCCAAGATGTGTGCACAAGCTTTACAAGTCATTGAAGACGATGGATTTTGTACTTGTAATCACTTGTAATTAAATTTTTTTGTCAGATGGTTCACTTGAGTTGATGCGAATGCAAGTGAGAGTGATGATTTCAGATTTGCAGAGAGGGTGGAAGATGGGGATAGTTGTAGAGCTAGATGctgcaataaaaggagagaaagagcggaCAGGAAGCCAATACCatagctctgtggctgaccaAGAGTTGACCTCAAAGACATCCCTTCCCATTATTCAGGGCAGGGAGGGACTGGATGTCTGATGAAGGGGGTGGAGCAATCTTCTGCATTGCATGAATCACTGGAGCAGTGTTGTTTTTTGAAAATAACGTTGGCATTGATCAAACAAGGGGATCAGCTATCTTCTGCTGGCGAAAATCATAACTGTACTCTACCCTTCCCCAACACTCTGTGCCGtctaggtcactgttaacctctttggtgttgtctgaaagtgagcacgAGGTGAGTGGGTGTGGCACTGGCAGGCATGGCatgtgaaggatgtgtgtgtgtgtgtgtgtgtgtgtaatatttctatttcttttgaaaaaaatctaaacaaaatgaaacggTTTGCTTACCACATTTCTACTGCAGTTACCAAGAAAATGCTTGTGAATAATGAGCTGAATGAAATTGTGTAGGATTCCAGAAATTTGGATTTATGACAATTTATGACTCTATCAGTCTTTGTATACATAAGGTAGAGTTACACATTTAACTTTTAAGTTTTAGTTTTCATATATTTTCTAGATTCAATTCAGCTGCTGCAGTGTTAGTGTTACTAACAATCTATAACATATATCCAGAAAGTATGTGAATTGTTTCTCacaattattattcattcattcagtcatcacTCATTGCCAATTAGTGTGTTAAGTGAACTTCATACTTTCTTGCAGTTGTTTGCATGCAAGaagtttttttgttaatttttaccCTTGGCAACCAAAAAGCGCTTAGCAAATAAGAAGCATGTCAAAATAATGTCTGGCACAGGTGTTAATTTATAGTTTTTGTACATCATTTTAATGTTAAATCTTTTCATCTCAGCCtgagaaaaagcaacaaaagattgtgtgtgtttttgttttttttgtttgttttctctctctctctctctctctctcttggattaaATACTGATAAAGTAATTAGTCATTCTTTGCAATTACAAAGCCCTTAATCATTTTTGTTaggctttttttttaagggggtggggaTATATTTcgatatacattttatattttgtatGTCTGGGTTTctcctgaaatgtgtgtgtgtgtgtgtgtgtgtgtgtgtgtgtgtgtgtgtgtgaaaaagaaaatttgtttcctataattacgtttatctaacatgcTTACCGTGACCCATACAAAGTGTGATTGGCTGTTGCTCCTTGTGGGTAATGAAAgtagacatatcaagctttctgactttttgttgttgttgctgttgttgttgctggacaTATCACTTTAAAATGTaagtgaaaaatcctgaaatgacatggacatatataattatacaatAGCAATGCATTTTTCATATGTCATGGGACACTTAGGAGGTTAAAATAAATCAACCCCCACGCTCAGTGCAGATAGACATGGCACCATTCATCCAGCTGGTAGTTAAAACAAtacaaacgcacatacatacagtgatacacacacacaaatacatacacagagtTACTGCCTCTCTTCTTGTTGACTGACAACTAACTTCATAGTTgacgcaaaaaacaacacacacacacacacactgtgaaggggagaaagggggtcaggggggggggggggggggggggcttttttatAGAGGTATTTTTTGTGcatgcagccttttttttttttttttttgccccagtaTTCAGGTCGTCACATTCCGTATCTTGGGACAATGTATCATTGTATGCTTCATGACTAGGTACCATCCAATCCATACAATGCATCCAtgaccttctgtgtgtgtatgtgagaagagagagagattcacagtgGGTAACAACTAAATTGAACTGTTTTCTTAAATTTTTTTACTGGTCTCATTTTGTTTCAGACTGGATTCTCGTCCACTGTCAGTTTCGCGTCAGCATCTTGCCAAAAAGAAACCCACAGGAGACGGAGAGGGACCTATTCCTTTTTCAAGCAGCAAGGCTGCCACATGGAGCATGACCAACTCTGTTATGGTGCCTAAACGTGATGTGCCCTGGTACCAGCCCTTGAGCATCAGCTTCAGTATCTTAGTGTTCATGCTGTACTTTCTGTTCCTGCGAGAGGAAAACGACCTGGATGTAGAGCTGAACTACTCCCTTTTCGAGCGAGTGCCCCAGCTGGAAGAGCATCAGGTGAAGTTGGCACTGGAGTACGGCCGCCAGCAAGGCAAGGACACCAGTGAGCTTGAGAAAAGACTGGCAGAAATTCGGCGAAACAAGCAAATGCAGAAAGAACAATCCTAGCTTGGGCCTGTTAGTTATGGTGAGGGAAAAATTAAATGATTGAATGGGAGCAAAAGGGTGGACTGCTTTCACCTGCTCTTTTATTAGTGTGTGACTGAGAATGGTGGGGAGGGTAAATTTGTGAAACACTTTTCTTGTCAGTATGCAGACTGCAGCGCTTTGAAGAAATGAAAattattaagatttttttttttcttcattcagaAAGGTTAGcaaggaaaacaaaacatttcttgacactttgaaataagattttagatgaagaaggaaaataatTTTCTTGTCAAGTCTGATAAGGTAATTATATTGATGATCTTTTTGtacattttcttttccctttaaaTTTGCTGGATCACACTTTTATCTGGGCCTCACCACCAGTCTCTTTTCTTCTTAAAATTTTCTTTGCCTGTACATTCTTTTCAAGTTATGTAGAATGTAAGATGTGGGAATCTTTCCTGTATGTTTTGGATCTGTTAAATTTTTCGGTTCAAGTCTGTTCCTCCTTGAAGGGGACACAAATTGGTTTGCCTTTATGGCATACATAAATAAAGTTCTGATAGATATGACTTGTCTAATATGTTATAATGCAAATAAATGTgcatgtggagaaaaaaaatgtcatttaACGATTTCTCTGCATAGCGgactagtagtttggacaggacaggaatgcagacctctgccggagtctgcaccagtgggtcacggttaagtatgtgtaattaaatgtgaTGTTTCAAGTGCTTAAACTGTTGGAGGCCCCAATTTTGAAAGGTTGTGACATTACCAGTACAGACTCACTTTCGCCTTTGACTCGCAAAATAGATTGAAAAATTTGTTCCAAAATACTGTGCGAGGACTttctaaatgaaaagaaaaaatattgtgCAAGATCTGTTGGGATGCATTTTGGTTTAGTGCTATATAATTTTGAACCGGAGTATATGGAAGAAGACTTAAAACAAGCTGCTGAAACgtcagaaacaaaagacaaagttGTAGGTGCTGATTTGGAAACTGTTTGCCAACTCAGTCATGTCAAAGGAAAGAAATCACATCTTTGCAGAGACAAAAGTTTTCCAACTTCTTCACTGGCAAAATggcatgcattcgtgagaagcttgactctgttgtgtctccttcttcacccgttaaagaacgtgtgtacagtggtcctgttttacgttgtttccaaccggttactgaagattttgtgaagaaagtgtgtctgagcgcttgtccgaaatcctgtgagcttgaccctgtcccgtcttctttgttggttgaatgtattgatgttctgctgccacatattactcatgtcatcaattcttccttactgtcagcttcaaatctgctgttgtacgtccactcatcaagaaaccatctttggatcataattgtttgaaaaattatcgacctgtctcagatctgtcatttttatcaaaactgctagaaaagatcatattgtctcagctcttagctcacctgaacaaaatggtttacttaattcccaccagtcagcttatagacgtggtcatagttgcgaaacggcccttcttagaatagtaaatgatttgctttcgggatttgatgaggataagatatttgttctctctctcttagatttgtcagcagcttttgacactatcaaccactctatcctcttgaacagacttaaaacttcctttggtattcgtgacactgcactagcatggatcacgtcttacctgtcagatcatacacagaaagtgtgtgtaaatggtaaatactctagagtatctgccttaaaatatggtgtcccacaggggcccgtcctaggtcctgttctttttgtgctgtatgcggctcctgtgtcggatgtcatcagtcatcatgcgatgtcgcatgagagctttgctgatgacacacaacttgatcagtcggcttccatagctgaatttgatgcactggtgactcgaacacaggagtgcattgctggcctaaaggactggatgactctcaacaagctgcaactaaatgatgataagaatgaatttatgataacctgtccaaagatgtttcgtcaacatccttccttcaccccgactctgttctgatcaatagcacacctgtttcactttctccttctgttcacagtcttggtgtaatcctagaccagtctttTTTCTTCCAACTGCGCATtttgaatatctgtaaagttgcctatttggaactgcgtggAATCatctctatccgccactatctcttaaccgatgcaaccaagacacttgtctgctttctggttctctcaagattggattactgcaactctcttttggccggccttcccaaatatctgttaagactccaacgaattcagaataacgctgccagactcatttgcagagcttctaaatttgaccatgtttctcctctccttaagtctctccactggttgtccGTTTCttatcgaatagactataagctatccactctgaccttttctgcagttaACGGATCTGGCcctaagtatctttctgaactcctccatatctataccctgtctcgccagctccgttcttcctctgatactagACTTCCcaggatacctcacatcagaagacagacctatggacacagattgttttcttttcaatcgccaaagacgtggaacaagctccctgataacctccgtcattctgattccctcgcatcttttaaatctcgtctcaaaactcaccttttccctcagcaataagttcaattgtggcaggtccacttcctttgcgttaactgtgctcgactgtgtgtatacatatgtatatgtacataactacatgcatgtatatgaatgtgcattgtgtgtgcgtacgtttatgtaagtttgtgcctgcctatgtgtgttttagggtagctgttggatacacgtattgttaaaatgtatgtatgcagtgtgtgtgtgtgtaatcacattttggtgtgtgtatgtaacatagatgttttATGTTacagcgtttttgtaaagcacccagagcagatttctggatagtgtgctatataagtatccattattattattaatgatatataagtatccattattattattaatggtttGACCATTGCAGCTTTTGAAAAGATGAATGTGATGGGTCTGCAGTTAGAACAGTCCAAATGATGTCACAATTGACTTCTTTCTAGCAAGCCAGGCCTAACATGGTGACATATTGTGGTAGGCCAGGCTGATAATTTAAATCGTTGTCGTTATAATGCACAAAGATGTTCAGTTTAAAAGCATAGTTCTGTAATCGTTTACCCATTCGCTAGATTTTTAGAGCATGATGCTATTTTACTTGGTCTCCAAAGGCCAGTGTGCCATGCAATCTTGCCTTTGAAGCTCAAAAAGGTTTGACTGAGCAGGAATGTAGTATACAGACAagtatatgaaaaagaaaaccacaaacGCTCTTGTTGATTCAGGAAATCAATTACAGTAATTTGGG from Babylonia areolata isolate BAREFJ2019XMU chromosome 18, ASM4173473v1, whole genome shotgun sequence encodes:
- the LOC143292677 gene encoding uncharacterized protein LOC143292677, producing the protein MLPTRRAILSVRQRLPILNQRLDSRPLSVSRQHLAKKKPTGDGEGPIPFSSSKAATWSMTNSVMVPKRDVPWYQPLSISFSILVFMLYFLFLREENDLDVELNYSLFERVPQLEEHQVKLALEYGRQQGKDTSELEKRLAEIRRNKQMQKEQS